In Methanothermus fervidus DSM 2088, a single genomic region encodes these proteins:
- a CDS encoding peptidase U62 modulator of DNA gyrase (COGs: COG0312 Zn-dependent protease and their inactivated homologs~InterPro IPR002510~KEGG: msi:Msm_0947 zinc metalloprotease~PFAM: peptidase U62 modulator of DNA gyrase~SPTR: A5ULS4 Predicted zinc metalloprotease, modulator of DNA gyrase~PFAM: Putative modulator of DNA gyrase) produces MMIELADEILKKAMIYADDAEVFLEKGKSQEIQIRDNKIDLSWEGSSFGIGLRIIKNNKLGFSYTSDIKKIDKMIENCVKNANSNVKDKNFNFAKPSKYKKPENIYDPKFFEDEIKYEFVKEMIEICKEKNCNLVTGGFSASLNEVTIVNSNDVECYEKSTTFSAYLSVNTGNENKSSAHESDSSRMMDLDPKIAERACNIAIESLKPKSFETCNIDVVFDYHAASSLLDPLVNALNSDNVQRGRSIFANKINQKVATSNLTVYDNGIVDKGINSSSFDDEGVPSQNTTLIKKGILKGFMYDLYTAKKENKKSTGNGLRSSFSETPKVSPTNLIFDFEEKIKMSEIKRAILVYDVLGAHTANPISGDFSVKANNAFLIENGEIKYPIKDIMIFGNVFSMLKKLNAIKSKIRQIGPFIIPKFYVKDIHITA; encoded by the coding sequence ATGATGATAGAATTAGCAGATGAAATTTTAAAAAAGGCCATGATTTATGCAGATGATGCAGAAGTTTTTTTAGAAAAAGGAAAAAGCCAGGAAATACAAATTAGAGACAACAAGATTGATTTATCTTGGGAAGGTTCTAGCTTTGGCATTGGATTAAGAATAATCAAAAATAACAAATTAGGATTTTCATATACCTCAGATATTAAAAAGATAGATAAAATGATAGAAAATTGTGTGAAAAATGCTAACTCCAATGTAAAAGATAAAAATTTTAATTTTGCAAAACCATCTAAATATAAAAAGCCTGAAAACATATATGATCCAAAATTTTTTGAAGATGAAATTAAATATGAGTTTGTAAAAGAAATGATAGAAATATGTAAAGAAAAAAATTGTAATTTGGTGACAGGAGGATTTTCAGCATCTCTTAATGAAGTGACGATCGTGAATTCAAATGATGTTGAATGTTATGAAAAATCCACGACCTTTTCAGCATATCTATCTGTTAATACTGGAAATGAAAATAAAAGTAGTGCACATGAGTCTGATTCATCAAGGATGATGGATTTAGATCCAAAAATTGCTGAAAGAGCTTGTAACATTGCAATTGAGTCTTTAAAACCTAAAAGTTTTGAAACTTGTAATATAGACGTTGTTTTCGATTATCATGCTGCATCTTCTCTTTTAGATCCATTAGTAAATGCTTTAAATTCAGATAATGTGCAAAGAGGAAGATCTATATTTGCAAATAAAATTAATCAAAAAGTTGCAACGTCAAATCTTACTGTATATGATAATGGCATCGTTGATAAAGGTATTAATTCATCATCTTTTGATGATGAGGGTGTCCCATCCCAAAATACAACATTGATTAAAAAAGGAATCTTAAAAGGATTTATGTATGATCTTTACACTGCAAAAAAAGAAAACAAAAAAAGTACTGGGAACGGATTAAGATCTTCATTTTCAGAAACACCTAAAGTTTCACCTACAAATTTAATTTTTGATTTTGAAGAAAAAATAAAAATGTCAGAGATCAAAAGAGCAATATTGGTATATGATGTATTAGGAGCTCATACTGCAAATCCAATATCAGGAGATTTTTCTGTCAAAGCTAATAATGCGTTTTTAATTGAAAATGGTGAAATAAAATATCCAATAAAAGATATAATGATATTTGGAAATGTTTTTTCAATGTTAAAAAAATTAAATGCCATAAAATCCAAAATTAGACAAATTGGACCATTTATAATACCTAAGTTTTATGTAAAAGATATTCATATAACTGCTTAA
- a CDS encoding Sep-tRNA:Cys-tRNA synthase (COGs: COG1103 pyridoxal phosphate-dependent protein~InterPro IPR013375: IPR015421: IPR015424: IPR008829~KEGG: mth:MTH1067 Sep-tRNA:Cys-tRNA synthetase~PFAM: Soluble liver antigen/liver pancreas antigen~SPTR: O27139 Sep-tRNA:Cys-tRNA synthase~TIGRFAM: Sep-tRNA~PFAM: Soluble liver antigen/liver pancreas antigen (SLA/LP autoantigen)~TIGRFAM: Sep-tRNA:Cys-tRNA synthase) → MKYCAEQRLAKKSLNINPIQRGGILTPEAKVALHEFEDGYSVCDYCEGRLDKINKPPIHEFLEEFSKFINVDIVRPTHGAREGKFIVIHSLCEEGDKIVVDGNAHYTTYVAAERNKTDTIVVPHSGYPNYEIKVEKWKETLDNVLDKYDNVKLAILTHVDGNYGNLTDAKKIGKICRRKGIPLLLNCAYTMGRMPINAKKLKADFVVGSGHKSMAASGPIGILGLSEEWEDEILRKSKKYPNKEIELLGCTSRGAPIVTLMASFPHVKERVKNWDQEVKKTRYFVKEMEKIEGIKQLGIKPKMHDLVNFETPIFEKISKKHPKKGYFLYHELKKRNITGVKPGYTKTLKCSVYRMDKEQIDYIINSFREIVDAGIGI, encoded by the coding sequence ATGAAATATTGCGCTGAACAAAGACTTGCTAAAAAAAGCCTAAATATTAATCCAATACAAAGAGGAGGAATATTAACACCAGAAGCTAAAGTTGCATTACATGAGTTTGAGGATGGGTATAGTGTATGTGACTATTGTGAAGGAAGATTAGATAAGATAAATAAACCACCTATCCATGAGTTTCTAGAAGAATTTTCAAAGTTTATTAATGTTGATATTGTTAGGCCCACTCATGGCGCTAGAGAAGGTAAATTCATAGTTATACATTCTCTTTGTGAAGAAGGGGATAAAATAGTTGTAGATGGAAATGCTCACTATACAACATATGTGGCTGCCGAAAGAAATAAAACAGATACTATTGTTGTTCCACATAGTGGATATCCTAATTATGAAATAAAGGTTGAGAAATGGAAAGAAACATTAGACAACGTACTAGACAAATATGACAATGTTAAACTTGCAATTTTAACACATGTGGATGGAAATTATGGAAACCTTACAGATGCTAAAAAAATTGGAAAGATTTGTAGGAGGAAAGGAATACCTCTTTTACTTAATTGCGCATATACGATGGGAAGAATGCCAATAAATGCAAAAAAATTAAAAGCAGATTTTGTTGTGGGAAGTGGTCATAAAAGTATGGCAGCCTCAGGACCCATTGGAATACTTGGATTGAGTGAAGAATGGGAAGATGAAATACTTCGCAAATCAAAAAAATATCCAAATAAAGAAATTGAACTTCTTGGTTGTACAAGCCGCGGTGCGCCTATAGTAACTTTAATGGCATCATTTCCACATGTAAAAGAAAGAGTGAAAAACTGGGACCAAGAAGTTAAAAAAACACGTTATTTTGTTAAAGAAATGGAAAAAATAGAAGGAATAAAACAACTTGGTATAAAACCAAAGATGCATGATTTAGTAAATTTTGAGACACCTATATTTGAAAAAATAAGTAAAAAACATCCAAAAAAAGGTTATTTCCTCTATCACGAATTAAAAAAGAGAAATATTACTGGTGTAAAGCCAGGATATACAAAAACACTTAAATGTAGTGTATATAGGATGGATAAAGAACAAATAGATTATATAATTAATTCATTTAGAGAAATAGTTGACGCCGGGATTGGGATTTGA
- a CDS encoding geranylgeranylglycerol-phosphate geranylgeranyltransferase (COGs: COG0382 4-hydroxybenzoate polyprenyltransferase and related prenyltransferase~InterPro IPR000537~KEGG: mth:MTH1098 prenyltransferase~PFAM: UbiA prenyltransferase~SPTR: O27170 Digeranylgeranylglyceryl phosphate synthase~PFAM: UbiA prenyltransferase family), which translates to MNVYIEILRPINALMATIAVIIVAIISKNFGFNVILGSLIVFLVTGAGNVINDYFDREIDMINKPNRPIPSGRIKAKIALIYSLALFLIAVFLSFLLRPIITFIVIVAEALLILYAYKLKRKCLIGNVVVSFLTSLTFIFAGIIVNLFLTSFYIAIFAFLMTMAREIVKDIEDIEGDKVMGAKTMPIVYGTEISGKTAAILIILTALLSPVLYLLKIFGNLYILFLSFAIILFLKSAFDIFKKQDKKTARQTSKYLKIGMIITFLAFIAGSIA; encoded by the coding sequence ATGAATGTGTACATTGAAATATTAAGACCTATTAACGCTCTTATGGCCACAATAGCAGTAATTATAGTCGCCATAATATCAAAAAATTTTGGATTTAATGTAATTTTAGGATCTTTAATAGTTTTTTTAGTTACGGGTGCTGGAAACGTTATTAACGATTATTTTGATCGTGAAATAGACATGATAAATAAACCAAATAGACCAATTCCTTCTGGAAGAATAAAAGCTAAAATAGCTTTAATATATTCTCTTGCATTATTTTTAATTGCTGTATTTCTTTCATTCTTATTAAGACCTATAATCACCTTCATTGTTATTGTAGCAGAAGCTTTATTAATACTTTATGCTTATAAATTAAAAAGAAAATGCTTAATAGGTAATGTTGTTGTTTCATTTTTAACATCTTTAACATTTATTTTTGCTGGCATAATTGTTAATTTATTTTTAACCTCATTTTATATAGCAATTTTTGCATTTTTAATGACAATGGCTAGAGAAATTGTAAAAGATATAGAAGATATAGAGGGTGATAAAGTAATGGGAGCCAAAACTATGCCAATAGTTTATGGAACTGAAATTTCAGGAAAGACTGCAGCAATATTGATTATTTTGACGGCTTTACTTAGCCCTGTTCTTTATTTATTAAAAATATTTGGTAATCTATATATCCTATTTTTATCTTTTGCAATAATTTTATTCCTAAAATCCGCATTTGATATTTTTAAAAAACAAGATAAAAAAACTGCTAGGCAAACATCTAAATATCTTAAAATTGGAATGATAATAACATTTCTTGCATTTATAGCCGGTAGTATTGCATAA
- a CDS encoding translation elongation factor 1A (EF-1A/EF-Tu) (COGs: COG5256 Translation elongation factor EF-1alpha (GTPase)~InterPro IPR000795: IPR004539: IPR005225: IPR009001: IPR 009000: IPR004161: IPR004160~KEGG: mth:MTH1058 elongation factor 1-alpha~PFAM: protein synthesis factor GTP-binding; elongation factor Tu domain 2 protein; elongation factor Tu domain protein~PRIAM: Sulfate adenylyltransferase~SPTR: O27132 Elongation factor 1-alpha~TIGRFAM: translation elongation factor EF-1, subunit alpha; small GTP-binding protein~PFAM: Elongation factor Tu C-terminal domain; Elongation factor Tu domain 2; Elongation factor Tu GTP binding domain~TIGRFAM: translation elongation factor EF-1 alpha; small GTP-binding protein domain; translation elongation factor TU) yields MAKEKEHINLAFIGHVDHGKSTLVGHLLLKTGVISEQKLGEGEDKFRYVMDKLREERERGVTIDLAHAKFETDKYEFTIVDCPGHRDFVKNMITGASQADAAVLVVAADDGVMPQTKEHVFLARTLGINQLIVAINKMDLVDYDEGRFKELKKEVSDLLKIVGYKPDEIPFVPLSAFKGDNITEKSENMGWYDGPTFLESLDTLKPPEKPIDLPLRIPVQDVYSITGVGTVPVGRVETGVLKVGDTVVFEPPGVSGEVKSIEMHHEAMEKAEPGDNIGFNVRGVGKDDIRRGDVAGHTDSPPTVAKEFTAQIVVLQHPGAITVGYTPVFHCHTAQVACTLTELKQKINPATGEVQEENPDFLKTGDAAVVKVKPTKPLVIEKIKDIPQLGRFAIRDMGQTVAAGMCIDVVPR; encoded by the coding sequence GTGGCTAAAGAAAAGGAACACATTAATTTGGCTTTCATTGGACATGTAGATCATGGAAAATCTACATTGGTTGGCCACCTTTTACTTAAAACTGGAGTGATTTCAGAACAAAAGTTAGGTGAAGGAGAAGATAAATTTAGATATGTAATGGACAAATTAAGAGAAGAAAGAGAAAGAGGAGTAACAATTGATTTAGCACACGCAAAATTTGAAACAGATAAATATGAATTTACAATAGTTGACTGTCCTGGACACAGGGACTTTGTAAAAAACATGATTACAGGTGCATCCCAAGCAGATGCAGCAGTGTTAGTAGTAGCTGCAGATGATGGAGTGATGCCACAAACAAAAGAACATGTATTTTTAGCTAGGACTTTAGGTATAAACCAATTAATAGTTGCAATTAATAAAATGGATTTAGTGGATTACGATGAGGGTAGATTTAAAGAATTGAAGAAAGAAGTAAGTGACCTACTTAAAATTGTAGGTTACAAACCAGATGAAATACCATTTGTACCTCTTTCAGCATTTAAAGGAGACAATATAACTGAAAAAAGCGAAAATATGGGATGGTACGATGGACCAACATTTCTAGAATCATTAGATACATTAAAGCCACCAGAGAAGCCAATTGATTTACCATTACGAATACCTGTACAAGACGTTTATTCAATTACTGGTGTTGGAACAGTCCCTGTTGGAAGAGTAGAAACAGGTGTTTTAAAAGTTGGTGACACAGTTGTTTTTGAACCACCAGGTGTTAGTGGAGAAGTAAAATCTATTGAAATGCATCATGAAGCAATGGAAAAAGCAGAACCCGGAGACAACATAGGTTTCAATGTCAGAGGCGTTGGAAAAGATGATATAAGAAGAGGAGATGTAGCAGGGCACACAGATTCACCACCAACTGTTGCAAAAGAATTTACAGCCCAAATAGTTGTCTTACAGCATCCGGGTGCAATAACTGTAGGATACACACCAGTTTTCCATTGTCACACAGCACAAGTAGCCTGTACCTTAACAGAATTAAAACAAAAGATAAATCCAGCAACAGGTGAAGTACAAGAGGAAAATCCTGACTTTTTAAAGACTGGCGATGCTGCAGTAGTAAAAGTTAAACCAACCAAACCACTGGTAATTGAGAAGATTAAAGATATTCCTCAGTTAGGTAGGTTTGCAATTAGAGACATGGGTCAAACTGTTGCAGCAGGAATGTGTATAGACGTAGTTCCAAGATAA
- a CDS encoding SSU ribosomal protein S10P (COGs: COG0051 Ribosomal protein S10~InterPro IPR018268: IPR005729: IPR001848~KEGG: mth:MTH1059 30S ribosomal protein S10P~PFAM: ribosomal protein S10~SPTR: O27133 30S ribosomal protein S10P~TIGRFAM: ribosomal protein S10~PFAM: Ribosomal protein S10p/S20e~TIGRFAM: ribosomal protein S10(archaeal)/S20(eukaryotic)), with the protein MQEARIKLTGTDPKKLEYVCEQVKKIAERTGAEMSGPIPLPTKRLVVPTRKSPDGEGSATWEKWEMRIHKRLITVEADERTMRQIMKVSVPDNVNIEIELKG; encoded by the coding sequence ATGCAAGAGGCAAGAATTAAATTAACAGGGACAGACCCAAAAAAATTAGAATATGTATGTGAACAAGTCAAAAAAATAGCAGAGAGAACTGGAGCTGAAATGTCAGGGCCGATACCATTACCTACAAAAAGATTAGTAGTGCCTACAAGAAAATCACCAGATGGTGAAGGCAGTGCTACTTGGGAAAAGTGGGAAATGAGAATACATAAAAGACTTATAACTGTTGAAGCAGATGAAAGAACTATGCGTCAAATAATGAAAGTCAGCGTGCCTGATAACGTAAATATAGAGATAGAATTAAAAGGTTAA
- a CDS encoding metal dependent hydrolase (COGs: COG1237 Metal-dependent hydrolase of the beta-lactamase superfamily II~KEGG: ctc:CTC02162 metal dependent hydrolase~SPTR: A5KXJ4 Putative uncharacterized protein~PFAM: Metallo-beta-lactamase superfamily) — MQITCLVEDSSIDVNFKAEHGLSLHIYSNKNILFDMGATDLFLVNARKLGIDIRDVDIAFISHGHYDHGGGLPYFLKENQKANVYLKKEAVNKYYAKDDGSWREIGLNIEKEKRIKFLSKNKSFGNIHVITEINKKFPQYKEPLYKKSNKNLILDDFSHELFLVIEEKNWISIITGCSHNGILNIVDTAYRHFGNKTIKLLIGGFHMINLSTEKIKFIADKLSEYPIQMIYTGHCTGENAYNVLKSKIGNVMKLQTGLTINI, encoded by the coding sequence ATGCAAATAACATGTCTGGTGGAAGATAGTAGTATAGATGTTAATTTTAAAGCCGAACATGGTTTATCTTTACACATTTATTCAAACAAAAATATACTTTTTGACATGGGTGCAACAGACTTGTTTCTTGTAAATGCTAGAAAATTGGGTATAGATATTAGGGATGTAGATATTGCATTTATTTCCCATGGACATTATGATCATGGTGGGGGACTTCCATATTTTCTAAAGGAAAATCAAAAAGCCAATGTTTATTTAAAAAAAGAGGCTGTAAATAAATATTATGCAAAAGATGATGGGAGCTGGCGAGAAATTGGTCTAAACATTGAAAAAGAAAAAAGAATAAAATTCCTCAGTAAAAACAAAAGTTTTGGAAATATTCATGTAATAACTGAAATAAATAAAAAGTTTCCCCAGTATAAAGAACCTTTATATAAAAAATCAAATAAAAACTTGATACTTGACGATTTTTCCCATGAATTATTTTTAGTCATAGAAGAAAAAAATTGGATATCAATTATAACTGGATGTTCACACAACGGGATCTTAAATATTGTAGATACTGCCTATAGACATTTTGGGAATAAAACTATAAAACTTCTCATAGGAGGCTTTCACATGATAAATTTAAGTACAGAAAAAATAAAGTTTATTGCTGATAAACTTTCAGAATACCCAATACAGATGATCTACACAGGGCATTGCACTGGTGAAAATGCATATAATGTTTTAAAATCAAAAATAGGTAATGTAATGAAACTACAAACAGGTTTAACAATAAACATATAG